The following are from one region of the Nicotiana tomentosiformis chromosome 7, ASM39032v3, whole genome shotgun sequence genome:
- the LOC104093856 gene encoding 2S seed storage albumin protein-like: MAKISVAAALLLCLLAVASANTFTVTTTVTEDDIDNQGSQRCQEQIQRQRLNHCRMYLSRSRQYYGDELSMVTDDEESNQGQQHLQQCCQELRNMDTLCRCEALRRMVTQQRGGRGQEAERMSERARYLPRMCNIQPTQCRF; the protein is encoded by the exons ATGGCGAAGATTTCAGTTGCTGCTGCTCTTCTCTTGTGCTTGTTAGCCGTTGCAAGTGCCAACACCTTCACCGTCACCACCACCGTGACGGAGGACGATATCGACAATCAAGGGTCACAGAGGTGCCAAGAGCAGATCCAGAGACAGAGGCTCAACCACTGCAG GATGTACCTTTCAAGAAGCCGCCAATATTATGGCGACGAGCTGAGCATGGTGACAGATGATGAGGAGAGCAACCAAGGACAGCAGCATCTCCAACAATGTTGCCAGGAATTGAGGAACATGGACACTCTATGCCGCTGCGAGGCACTTAGGAGAATGGTGACACAGCAGCGTGGTGGCCGCGGCCAAGAGGCAGAGCGCATGTCAGAGAGAGCTCGTTATCTCCCCCGTATGTGCAATATCCAGCCTACCCAGTGCCGCTTCTAA